One Salvia splendens isolate huo1 chromosome 12, SspV2, whole genome shotgun sequence genomic window carries:
- the LOC121756922 gene encoding uncharacterized protein LOC121756922 isoform X2, with protein MACRKRNLREEGKIRNDAAAAAALGDALLFTTMCIIGMSVDVHARDGSVYSGIFHTASVDNDYAIVLKKARMIKKGRLEGNVFNGTVVETLVVQFEDLVQIVAKGVVLPSDGMKGHIGGEDIEASTGYTECLEMDAEVVKTNQSKANHEDSNPDTVFDDGRHVENGSQETQRDFLNPLKFQEKRTLRINGEAQEPSLSITSCETQSAAIRVQEGVTCLELQEVSTGLPRALEDQNQEKATTNGTASAVFQPKHSVASTPTINVKSDSCLSAASNPFLLVSPKGSSVKRDAKESKLNPGAKMFCPSMMQHRTVTPPALPNRATDFYMTRSYTLTPMASAREDVDGYSFDHSSVPVKFVPRNNVTYGHGSNDAPYVQPVIGQVVNRTQPVRFTGQYQNLQTSYAYGHPNVQNVMLGRGPLACMHPVSSDGVQSASGFSPAAMQPVPSLHQVHPPKNHGNDPAQALQLCMTPPIMANVPQPFILPSSIPISQPLYPVLRPIAVPGPNGFFSTKFA; from the exons ATGGCCTGCAGAAAGAGGAATTTAAGAGAGGAAGGAAAAATCAGAAATgacgcggcggcggcggcggcgctcgGGGATGCCTTGCTGTTTACGACGATGTGCATCATTGGGATGTCGGTTGACGTCCACGCCAGAGACGGTTCTGTTTATTCTGGAATCTTCCACACCGCCTCTGTCGACAATGACTATG CAATTGTGTTGAAGAAAGCAAGGATGATCAAGAAGGGTAGACTAGAGGGCAATGTATTTAATGGAACAGTCGTAGAAACGCTAGTAGTTCAGTTTGAAGATCTTGTCCAAATTGTTGCAAAG GGAGTTGTACTTCCTTCTGATGGAATGAAAGGACATATTGGGGGGGAGGACATCGAGGCTTCTACAGGCTATACCGAATGCTTGGAAATGGATGCAGAAGTGGTAAAAACAAATCAGTCAAAAGCGAATCATGAGGACTCAAACCCCGACACTGTTTTTGATGATGGAAG GCATGTTGAGAATGGTTCACAAGAAACACAGAGAGATTTCCTAAATCCCCTCAAGTTTCAAGAGAAGCGAACACTCAGAATA AATGGTGAAGCTCAAGAGCCAAGTCTGAGCA TCACCAGTTGTGAAACTCAATCAGCTGCTATCCGTGTTCAAGAGGGTGTCACGTGCCTTGAATTGCAAGAAGTGTCTACCGGCCTTCCTCGCGCACTTGAGGATCAGAATCAAGAGAAGGCTACCACGAATGGGACTGCGTCAGCTGTGTTCCAACCAAAGCACTCTGTTGCTTCAACTCCCACTATCAATGTAAAATCAGACTCATGCCTCAGTGCAGCATCGAATCCCTTTCTGTTGGTCTCTCCAAAAGGTTCGAGTGTCAAAAGAGATGCTAAG GAATCAAAGCTCAATCCTGGAGCTAAAATGTTCTGCCCATCGATGATGCAACATAGAACAGTGACTCCTCCTGCATTACCTAATCGAGCTACTGATTTTTACATGACAAGAAGCTACACATTGACACCAATGGCAAGTGCACGTGAAGATGTTGATGGATATTCATTTGATCATTCCTCTGTGCCTGTTAAGTTTGTACCACGTAATAATGTTACCTATGGGCATGGCAGCAATGATGCACCATATGTTCAACCT GTTATTGGACAAGTGGTGAACAGAACACAACCTGTTAGATTTACAGGACAATATCAGAATTTACAAACAAGCTATGCCTATGGCCATCCAAACGTGCAAAAT GTTATGCTTGGAAGAGGGCCTCTTGCTTGTATGCATCCTGTTTCTAGT GATGGTGTACAGAGTGCATCTGGGTTCTCTCCAGCAGCTATGCAGCCTGTACCGTCCCTGCATCAAGTGCATCCTCCTAAAAATCATG GAAATGATCCGGCTCAGGCGCTGCAGCTATGCATGACTCCCCCGATTATGGCAAATGTACCCCAGCCTTTTATTCTACCAAGTTCAATTCCGATTTCACAGCCTCTGTATCCCGTATTGCGGCCAATTGCAGTTCCAGGGCCCAATGGCTTCTTCAGTACCAAGTTTGCTTGA
- the LOC121756922 gene encoding uncharacterized protein LOC121756922 isoform X3, with translation MPCCLRRCASLGCRLTSTPETVLFILESSTPPLSTMTMGVVLPSDGMKGHIGGEDIEASTGYTECLEMDAEVVKTNQSKANHEDSNPDTVFDDGRHVENGSQETQRDFLNPLKFQEKRTLRINGEAQEPSLSITSCETQSAAIRVQEGVTCLELQEVSTGLPRALEDQNQEKATTNGTASAVFQPKHSVASTPTINVKSDSCLSAASNPFLLVSPKGSSVKRDAKESKLNPGAKMFCPSMMQHRTVTPPALPNRATDFYMTRSYTLTPMASAREDVDGYSFDHSSVPVKFVPRNNVTYGHGSNDAPYVQPVIGQVVNRTQPVRFTGQYQNLQTSYAYGHPNVQNVCQGVMLGRGPLACMHPVSSDGVQSASGFSPAAMQPVPSLHQVHPPKNHGNDPAQALQLCMTPPIMANVPQPFILPSSIPISQPLYPVLRPIAVPGPNGFFSTKFA, from the exons ATGCCTTGCTGTTTACGACGATGTGCATCATTGGGATGTCGGTTGACGTCCACGCCAGAGACGGTTCTGTTTATTCTGGAATCTTCCACACCGCCTCTGTCGACAATGACTATG GGAGTTGTACTTCCTTCTGATGGAATGAAAGGACATATTGGGGGGGAGGACATCGAGGCTTCTACAGGCTATACCGAATGCTTGGAAATGGATGCAGAAGTGGTAAAAACAAATCAGTCAAAAGCGAATCATGAGGACTCAAACCCCGACACTGTTTTTGATGATGGAAG GCATGTTGAGAATGGTTCACAAGAAACACAGAGAGATTTCCTAAATCCCCTCAAGTTTCAAGAGAAGCGAACACTCAGAATA AATGGTGAAGCTCAAGAGCCAAGTCTGAGCA TCACCAGTTGTGAAACTCAATCAGCTGCTATCCGTGTTCAAGAGGGTGTCACGTGCCTTGAATTGCAAGAAGTGTCTACCGGCCTTCCTCGCGCACTTGAGGATCAGAATCAAGAGAAGGCTACCACGAATGGGACTGCGTCAGCTGTGTTCCAACCAAAGCACTCTGTTGCTTCAACTCCCACTATCAATGTAAAATCAGACTCATGCCTCAGTGCAGCATCGAATCCCTTTCTGTTGGTCTCTCCAAAAGGTTCGAGTGTCAAAAGAGATGCTAAG GAATCAAAGCTCAATCCTGGAGCTAAAATGTTCTGCCCATCGATGATGCAACATAGAACAGTGACTCCTCCTGCATTACCTAATCGAGCTACTGATTTTTACATGACAAGAAGCTACACATTGACACCAATGGCAAGTGCACGTGAAGATGTTGATGGATATTCATTTGATCATTCCTCTGTGCCTGTTAAGTTTGTACCACGTAATAATGTTACCTATGGGCATGGCAGCAATGATGCACCATATGTTCAACCT GTTATTGGACAAGTGGTGAACAGAACACAACCTGTTAGATTTACAGGACAATATCAGAATTTACAAACAAGCTATGCCTATGGCCATCCAAACGTGCAAAATGTATGCCAGGGG GTTATGCTTGGAAGAGGGCCTCTTGCTTGTATGCATCCTGTTTCTAGT GATGGTGTACAGAGTGCATCTGGGTTCTCTCCAGCAGCTATGCAGCCTGTACCGTCCCTGCATCAAGTGCATCCTCCTAAAAATCATG GAAATGATCCGGCTCAGGCGCTGCAGCTATGCATGACTCCCCCGATTATGGCAAATGTACCCCAGCCTTTTATTCTACCAAGTTCAATTCCGATTTCACAGCCTCTGTATCCCGTATTGCGGCCAATTGCAGTTCCAGGGCCCAATGGCTTCTTCAGTACCAAGTTTGCTTGA
- the LOC121756922 gene encoding uncharacterized protein LOC121756922 isoform X1 has product MACRKRNLREEGKIRNDAAAAAALGDALLFTTMCIIGMSVDVHARDGSVYSGIFHTASVDNDYAIVLKKARMIKKGRLEGNVFNGTVVETLVVQFEDLVQIVAKGVVLPSDGMKGHIGGEDIEASTGYTECLEMDAEVVKTNQSKANHEDSNPDTVFDDGRHVENGSQETQRDFLNPLKFQEKRTLRINGEAQEPSLSITSCETQSAAIRVQEGVTCLELQEVSTGLPRALEDQNQEKATTNGTASAVFQPKHSVASTPTINVKSDSCLSAASNPFLLVSPKGSSVKRDAKESKLNPGAKMFCPSMMQHRTVTPPALPNRATDFYMTRSYTLTPMASAREDVDGYSFDHSSVPVKFVPRNNVTYGHGSNDAPYVQPVIGQVVNRTQPVRFTGQYQNLQTSYAYGHPNVQNVCQGVMLGRGPLACMHPVSSDGVQSASGFSPAAMQPVPSLHQVHPPKNHGNDPAQALQLCMTPPIMANVPQPFILPSSIPISQPLYPVLRPIAVPGPNGFFSTKFA; this is encoded by the exons ATGGCCTGCAGAAAGAGGAATTTAAGAGAGGAAGGAAAAATCAGAAATgacgcggcggcggcggcggcgctcgGGGATGCCTTGCTGTTTACGACGATGTGCATCATTGGGATGTCGGTTGACGTCCACGCCAGAGACGGTTCTGTTTATTCTGGAATCTTCCACACCGCCTCTGTCGACAATGACTATG CAATTGTGTTGAAGAAAGCAAGGATGATCAAGAAGGGTAGACTAGAGGGCAATGTATTTAATGGAACAGTCGTAGAAACGCTAGTAGTTCAGTTTGAAGATCTTGTCCAAATTGTTGCAAAG GGAGTTGTACTTCCTTCTGATGGAATGAAAGGACATATTGGGGGGGAGGACATCGAGGCTTCTACAGGCTATACCGAATGCTTGGAAATGGATGCAGAAGTGGTAAAAACAAATCAGTCAAAAGCGAATCATGAGGACTCAAACCCCGACACTGTTTTTGATGATGGAAG GCATGTTGAGAATGGTTCACAAGAAACACAGAGAGATTTCCTAAATCCCCTCAAGTTTCAAGAGAAGCGAACACTCAGAATA AATGGTGAAGCTCAAGAGCCAAGTCTGAGCA TCACCAGTTGTGAAACTCAATCAGCTGCTATCCGTGTTCAAGAGGGTGTCACGTGCCTTGAATTGCAAGAAGTGTCTACCGGCCTTCCTCGCGCACTTGAGGATCAGAATCAAGAGAAGGCTACCACGAATGGGACTGCGTCAGCTGTGTTCCAACCAAAGCACTCTGTTGCTTCAACTCCCACTATCAATGTAAAATCAGACTCATGCCTCAGTGCAGCATCGAATCCCTTTCTGTTGGTCTCTCCAAAAGGTTCGAGTGTCAAAAGAGATGCTAAG GAATCAAAGCTCAATCCTGGAGCTAAAATGTTCTGCCCATCGATGATGCAACATAGAACAGTGACTCCTCCTGCATTACCTAATCGAGCTACTGATTTTTACATGACAAGAAGCTACACATTGACACCAATGGCAAGTGCACGTGAAGATGTTGATGGATATTCATTTGATCATTCCTCTGTGCCTGTTAAGTTTGTACCACGTAATAATGTTACCTATGGGCATGGCAGCAATGATGCACCATATGTTCAACCT GTTATTGGACAAGTGGTGAACAGAACACAACCTGTTAGATTTACAGGACAATATCAGAATTTACAAACAAGCTATGCCTATGGCCATCCAAACGTGCAAAATGTATGCCAGGGG GTTATGCTTGGAAGAGGGCCTCTTGCTTGTATGCATCCTGTTTCTAGT GATGGTGTACAGAGTGCATCTGGGTTCTCTCCAGCAGCTATGCAGCCTGTACCGTCCCTGCATCAAGTGCATCCTCCTAAAAATCATG GAAATGATCCGGCTCAGGCGCTGCAGCTATGCATGACTCCCCCGATTATGGCAAATGTACCCCAGCCTTTTATTCTACCAAGTTCAATTCCGATTTCACAGCCTCTGTATCCCGTATTGCGGCCAATTGCAGTTCCAGGGCCCAATGGCTTCTTCAGTACCAAGTTTGCTTGA